In Nonlabens agnitus, the DNA window AAGAAAAAGCTGTTCCAGCCACGGCAATATTTTAGAGCGGTAGATCATGTCAGTTTTGAACTTTACAAGGGCGAAAGCCTTGGACTGGTAGGTGAGAGCGGTTGTGGTAAAAGTACGCTGGGCAACATGATTCTGGGACTGCTTCCCGTAACAAGCGGCCAGATTGTTTTTGAAAATCAAGATTTGAGTCAGATTTCTTCTAACGCGTTGAGAAAATTGCGCAAAAAGATCCAGATCATCTTTCAGGATCCATTTGCGTCGCTCAATCCGCGTTTGAAGATAGGCGATGCTATTATGGAGCCCATGAAGTGGCACGGCATAGGATCCAGCGATAAGGACCGCAGGCATCGTGTCGAGCAGTTGCTGGAGCGTGTTGGGCTCGACAGCGGCTATTTTGAACGCTATCCGCATGAATTTAGTGGTGGTCAACGACAACGCATAGGCATTGCACGAGCGGTCGCCTTAGAACCAGAATTGATTGTATGTGATGAGTCTGTTAGTGCACTGGATATAAGTGTGCAAGCACAGGTGCTCAACCTGCTCAATGAATTTAAGGAAGATCTTGGGTTCTCCTATATTTTCATCTCACACGATCTAGGCGTGGTCAAGTATTTTTGCGATAGGGTGATCGTGATGAATAAAGGAAAAATCGAGGAGCAAAACGAGGCAGATGAACTCTATTCAAACCCGCAAAGAGAATATACCAAAAAGCTTATTGAAGCAATTCCCTAAGAATTCTACCAAATAAAAATCCCATCCAGGCGGTATTCCTAGATGGGATTTGAATTTGAAAGCAACAGCCTAAAACGCAAAAAACGTTCGCGCCACTAGCTTACAAAGACCTTTAATAAATCTAAAGGTAGAAACAATACTATTGGGTTTTTGAATGGAAGTTTGCACGATATATAATTTTGTGATTAGGAAGCTCTAATATCATAATTAAAACCTAATAAAACAGTATAAGTGCATAATTATTCGATTAAAAGCACTTTTGATCTACATAATATGTTAATTGGAGCGCTCTGCATCACGCTGTTCCTGCGCTAGGTGATCCAGATATAGAATTCCATTCAAGTGGTCAATCTCATGCTGGAAAATCACCGCGGTAAAGTCTTCTACCATCTCGATTTTATGACCTGCATCCATCGTATCATATTCTACCAGGATCGCGTAGGCTCGTGAATTAAGCGTCTCGCGTCGATCAGGAATGGAAAGACAGCCTTCTGCACATTCTTGCTTCTTTTCAGAGTACTGTTTGATCACTGGATTTAAGATTACCTCAAACGGGAAATCAGGCTTGTCAAAACGTTGCACCCAAGCGATACGTTTTAAAATCCCAACTTGCGGCGCGGCGATACCAGCACCTAGCGACAGGCTATCGCGCACGGTGGCGTACATGCGATCCACCAGTCTTTTAAGGGTTGCATCCTTGGGATCGACATCAACTGCGATACTATTCTTGCGCAACAGCAGCGAGTCAGACTCTTTGGTAATCTTGAAAACGCGCATGGGTACTGTCGTTCCAGCATCCATGATCATGCTTTGCTGTTCTTTAGTGAACTGGTTGGTGGATTTTTGCGCTTTCGCGAAAGCGAAACTTCCCAAAAACACTACTGCAACGAGGTATATTTTTGAAACCATCATCTTAATTTTTAGGGCTGGAAGGCGTGATCTCAAAGTTTGGTCTCTTGCCTACGCTTACCTCGCTAGAACCCAAAATCTGAACGGTTCCTGCTGTAAAGTCTTCCTCGGTCGCGTCAAAGATGTTGTCCACGTATTTCTGTGGATTTCTGTCAATGTATGGAAACCAGGTGCTGTGAATCTGGATCATGATGCGGTGCCCTTTTTTGAAGGTATGCAGTACATCCTGCAATGGAAAGTTCACTGATGTTTTTTGACCTTTTACAAAAGCTTCTGGCTTTGAAAAGTCATTACGGAAACGGCCTCTAAAAGTCTCTGCACGTACCAATTGTTGGTATCCCGCGAGAGTCACATGGTCTGGAGTCTTTTCCTCATTTTGCATGGTGTCTGGATAGACATCGATGACCTTGACGATAAAATCTGCATCTGTGATGTCCTTGAGAATCACGTCCAGATTGGCTTGTATCTCGCCTGCAAGTCTGGTGTCATCTTCTAGGACGTCTGTCTGGAAAGTAAGCACATCAGGTCTTCTAGAGGCATGGCGCTGGTCGTCTGTCATGTAGGCACGAGGCGTGAAAGTCACCGGCGTTACCTCACTACGAAAAGGTACTGGATGAGCAGGATCGCTAACATAATCAAAGCTAGCGGTCTCGTCTTCTTTTTCGTTCATCAACAATTTGCCGTTTTTGCCAAAACCAAAAACGATCTGCTCTTGTTTAGGCGGCCATACATTGAACTGTTCCCATTGCTTCAAGCCTGTATCAAACATATAAGCTTCTGGCAACTGCGGATTCTTGGCACCTTTTAAGTGATGCTCAAAGAATGGTGTTTCAATATTACGCTGGTAAAATGTCGAGATACTGTCACCAAAAACGATGTGGTTAACCATTTGCGTGCCTGGTTCACGAGCCCAGTTACCGTGGCTCCATGGACCCATCACGATGGTGTTGTTTTTGTTTTTTGGATTGTTGCGTTCCACATTTTTATAGATGGTTAACGGTCCATACAAATCCTCTGCATCAAACCATCCACCTACGGTCATGACCGAATGGTCCACGTTCTCCAGATGATTGACGATGGATCTTTTTTGCCAGAACTCGTCATAGTTGGGATGTTCTGTTACTTGCTTCCAGAATTCGTTGTCTGGATAAATATTCTCGGTCACGTTTTTTAAAGGGCCCAACGCCATGTTATAGGCATAAGAGTCCTTTGTGTTTCCTGCAGCTCGCATGGCTTCCCATTTATCGTTGTACCAGCTCTCTGTAGTTGGTCCTTCCGTTTGATGTCCAAATACTGGATAGGCCATCAAATAGCTTTGCAAAGTGGCGCCCATGTGATGAAAGTCATCAAAAAAGAAATCACCAATAGGTGCTTGTGGTGATGAGGCCACTAGTGCCGGATGCGCATCTGGCAAGGCCGCTGCGGTGTAGAATCCTGGATAGGAAATACCCCATTGACCTACTTTCTTATTGGTGTTCTTAAGGTTATTCACCAGCCAGTCAATCGTATCATAGGTGTCTGAACTTTCATCGATATCCTTAGTGTTCTTGATATCATTCCCTGGAATATTAGGTGTCATGTTGTTAAAGGTACCTTCACTCATCCATCGACCGCGCACATCTTGATAGACAAAAATGTAGCCATCTTCCATCATGTATTTGTTGGGACCCAATGATCTCTTGAATTCATTCTCACCATAAGGCGCCACACTATAGCAGGTGCGTTGCATCATTATGGGATATTTTTTTGAGGTGTCCTTTGGCGCATAGATTACGGTGTACAGCTTCACACCATCACGCATCGGAATGTATTGTACGGTTTTAGTGTAATTGTCTTGTACATAGGTGGATGAGGATTGCGCTTTCGCGAAAGCGAACCCAACAACCAACAATACGGTAACGAAAATGTTTTTCATAAGAAATAGATATGGCTTAAAGATAGTCAATGCGACAAAAAAAGGCCTCCAACTAGGAGACCTTTCTTGAGTGTTCAAATGGTGTTACCAGATTATCACGCGATCTTCTGGTTTGACGTACATTCCGTCGCCTTCTTTGATGTCAAAAGCATCATAGAACGCCTGGATATTTTGAAGCGGCACATAGCCACGATACATACCAGGTGAGTGAGTATCACCCTTGATGCGCTGTTGGAGTGCCTCATCACGCATCTTGGTACGCCATACCGTTGCCCAGCTTATGAAAAAGCGTTGCTCTTGAGTAAATCCATCAATATCTTCTTCTGGTCTGCCTTTATCGTCCAGCCACATTTGTAGGGCATCATAGGCCGCATTCACACCGCCTAGATCGCCGATATTCTCGCCTAAAGTGAACTTACCGTTGATGAAAACATCTGGCATTACTTCAATGGCGCTGTACTGGTCTGCAAGGTTGGTTCCCAATCCTTCAAATTTTGTGTTATCCTCGTCTGTCCACCAGTTGGTCATGTTTCCAGATGCGTCAAAACGAGCGCCACTGTCATCAAAACCGTGAGAGATCTCGTGGCCAATTACTGCGCCCATACCGCCAAAGTTGATCGCCGCATCTGCGTTATAATCATAAAAGGGTGGTTGTAGAATCGCTGCCGGGAAAACAATCTCGTTATAATATGGATTGTAGTAGGCGTTCACTGTTTGTGGAGACATGAACCATTCTGTCTTATCCACAGACTCGCCTAAATCGTTGAGGTTATCTTGACGGTTCCATTTGCTTACCGCCATCATGTTGTCAAAAAGAGTACCGCCATTTTCTGGGCTTTTTATTTCCAGAGCGCTGTAATCCTTCCACTTGTCGGGATATCCTATTTTGATCGTCATGCCGTTAAGTTTGTCAATGGCTTTTTTCTTGGTGTCTGCACTCATCCAGTCTAAGGCATTGATGCGCACTTCATAAGCTTTCTTGACATAGTCGATCATCTCTAAAGCTTTGTCCTTTGCTTCTTTAGGGAATTTTTCATCTACATACAGTTTACCCAAAGCTTCACCAACAGTTCCATTGACCACATCTAGGGCACGTTCTTCCAAAGGTTCTTGTTCTACGGCACCGCGCATCGTTTTGCTGTAAAAATCCCAGTTGGCATCTTCCAAGGTGCTGGACAAGCTGCTGGCCGATCGATTGATGATGGTCCATTTTAAATAATCCTTGATCACTGGCAGATTCTTTTGCGCGATCATAGGCTGTAGGGATTTCAAATAATCTGGTTGTGAAACGATAATGGTATCAAAATCCTTTACACCTAAGGTTTCAAAATAACGTTCCCAGTCCATCGCTGGAACCAGTTTTTTCAAGTTTTCTTTAGGCATAGGATTGTAAGATAGCAAAGGGTTTCTACTAGAAACCTTATTCATCATAGGCTTGGCTAATTTCCCTTCAAAGGCTACAATTTCTGCAGCGGTGGTTTTTGCAGCAAGACTATCCGTTCCTGTTAGGCTCAACATGCGAGCCACGTGTTGCTTGTATTTTTCAAGCTTTTGCTTGCTATCTTCGTCCTGTTCCACATAGTATTCACGTGCCATTCCTAGGCTACCTGTTCCTAATTGTGCAACGTTGATGTTGGTGTCCTTGGCATCTGGTGATGCATAGAATGATATCAAACCGTTAATCCCGTAAGCGGAAAGATCACCTAGCAATTCTGGCAATTGGTTGATGTTAGTCACCGCATCGACCTGCTGTAAATAGGGAAGAAGAGGTTCGTAGCCCGTGTTGTCACGATTTTCTGTATCGACGATGGATTGAAACAGGTACACAGCCTTTGCCTGGTCAGACGCTGGGTCTAGATTCTCATCTTTTTCAGCTTTTCTTAGAATGGCAAGTACGTCTGCGTCTGTTTGCTTGCGCAGCTTGTTGAAGCCGCCCCAAACGGTTTGGTCTGCTGGAATTTCGGTTGAATCGATCCAGGTACCGTTGACATATCTATAAAAGTCATCCTTAGGACTCACTAAGGTATCCATGGCGGTAAAGTCTATGCCGGGATAGGTGTTGTTTTCAGCGATTTCGGTTTCCTTTTCATCTTTACAGGATGCGAAAACGGTGATTATGGCTATGATCATAAGTGATCTAACAGCGCTCCAATGGTGTTTCATTGTATTGAAATTTTAGTGTGATAAATGTAATTTGTTTTCCACCGTTGCAACAACATTACTAAACGGATTTAACAATGTGGTTGTAATGGAGTGGTTGTAGTAGAGTTCGCTTTCCTGTCTGCCGACAGGCAGGCGCGAAAGCGATACTTTCCAATCTATAGGTGCATCTTGACTAGGATTTGTTACAATAAAAAAGAGCTTTCCTCTATGGAAAGCTCTTCAATGTAGAGTAAATAAAGCGTTGTTAGCGTACTAGTAGTTTTTGAGTTGTCGAGTCGCCGTTAGATGATAGGGTCAAGAAGTACATTCCTGGTGCGAAACCAGTAAGGTCCAATGTTTCTTTTTTATTGTCGATCGTTGCAGATCGCAAGATTTGCTTGCCCGTGATGTCTGTTACCTGATAGTTATATTCACTATCCATTTTCCAATTAAGGTTGAAAATACCGTTGGATGGATTAGGATAAACGGTGTACTGAAGCTCCTGCTTTGCATTTGTGCTGGTGTTTTTTCCTGTGATCATAACATTATCAAGCACAACACCTTCTTGATTGATCGACTGATCAGAGTGAAACACAAATCTAAAAATGACACGTTCGTTACCTACAAGATCGTCCAGTGAGGTCTTGTAAGTGGTCATCTGGCTGTTAGTACCTGTCCATTGTCCACCTTGACAGCTAAAGCAGTTATTGCCTTCATTTGATTTGTTTGAGCTGTACCAGTTTTCATCATCTGCATTGCCTAGTAGGTTCCAGTTATTCCCATTATCTGTCGAGTATTGCACATAGAATATATCCCAATCCTGCTCTAGGTCATAGGCCATATCAAACTTGAACTGGGCCGTATCTACATCAGCTAGGTTGTAGCATCCAGTGTATAGGTAGGCTACGGTTAGGTCTGTATAATTACCATCTAGATTTGTGGCATATACTTGTTGACCATCTGCCGCCTTATTCAACAATCTGCCTTTAGGAGTACCGCGCTCCCAAAGGACGTTTGCGCTTTTCTCATTTAAAGTAACCAGAGTTTCTTGTTCAAAACCGTAGTTCCGGTTAAGATTTGCAGAATTGTTTTGAACGATGGTCAATGTTTTGAAATTGTTGCTCAAAAATTCATCGTTGTCTGCAGATACTTGTAATCTAAGAGTGTACGATCCTGGTTCAAGATTTAAATCATCAATAGTGACGATTACTTCTTCTTGAGGGTCGATTTCTAGCTCGTAATTTCTAGATAGGTCTGCACCACCATTGATGGAATAAGTAAGAGTTACTTTGTTGATAGGATTCATACCTGTATTCTCAAGCAGAACATCTACGATGTTACTGCCACAATCGATGGAACCACCATCATTGTTAGAGGCAGATTTCATGCGAATGTCATCCATAGGTTGTACAAACTCTACTTTAGTTTGCCATACACCACGACCATAGGTTCCAGCGGTCATGATCATATCATTAGGATTGATCTCGATGTCACGAACATTTACATTAGGAAGATTATTGGAAAACTTAACCCAATTTCCAGACGCTTCCAGATATTTGAAAATACCTACCGTTGTTCCAACAAATAAGGCATTGTCTGCACTGTTTGCCAGGTGAGCCAAAGTGTTTTTACCTAAGTGTGGTAAATTAGAAGTAATGTCTTCAAAGTTAGCACCCATATCATTGCTCATCATTATTTTACCATAAGCTGATCCGGTAGCTACATAAAGGATATTATCGTTATTGTTGTTTACTTCAATCGCTGTGATTTCTCCAGGAAGTTCTTTGATCCAGGTAAATTCCTTACCACCATCTGTACTTCTAAACAATTGCGCATCAACCGCCACATACATGATATCTTCATTGATAGGATCGATTTCCAAAACATCGATATTACCCGTAAAGCTTGAGGATACGGCTACAAACCTATCGCCGTCTACTTTGTATAATTTGTTATAACCAGCATAGATATCACCTGTGCTGGTAGTTTTAAGAGGAGTGATCCAGTTCCCTTGTGTAGGTCCTTCTATTTTCTTCTTAAATGATCCAGCGTCGTCTGTAATGTAAAGACCAGAACCAAACTGTGTAAAACTGTAACGTACATCAGAGTTGTTAGGATCTATACCAGCATCCATCCCATCAGCTCCATGAAAATTTTTCCAGGTATTGCCACTGCGAGTAAACCCACCATTATCCTGTAAACCACCAGTGATATTGCTACTGGATTTAGACCCTACAGCGATACGATAAAATTGGCCTATTTGAAGACCACTGGTCAGATCTGTAAATGAGGTGGCCTCGTTACTACTTCTATAAACACCACCATCAGAAAGAACAAACAGCTCACCATTAAACTCTCTTATTTGGTGAATGTCTGCATGTGTGTAGGTAGGTGATTCTGGATTGTTCCAAGTGTTGATGCGATCAAAATTACTACCGCCATCAACAGACTTCCACACGTTGAGTGCTCCAGTATAAATTACATTGGCATCAGATTGTGATACTTCCAAAGCTAGGTTGTACCAAGCTTGTTTATTCTCAAGAATATCAACACCATCGTCTTTTCTAGCAAAAGAATCACCACCATCAGTAGACTGGTAAACGCCCATGAAGCTGTTTTCAACACCTGCTGCCAGAATATAGACTACTGACGCATCTGCTTTTGTAACACCTATCACCATTCTAGTGATGCCCGTAGGTAATCCTAAATTGATTTGGGTAAAAGTCTCACCAGCATCAACCGACTTAAAGAAAGAGTTGGGCGTTGCTAGGTATATAATGTTGGGGTTACTCGTATTTATCTTGACATCCTTTACGTTACCGCTAAAAATTTTCTTCACGGTAGTTCCTGCGTTCATGGATTTGAACAATCCCTTGTTGGATGCAATGTAGAGGTTGTCATTGTTAGATGGATCAATATAAATCTCGCTTATATTGGCACCAGGATCATTAAAAGTAAGTCCAGTTGTTGTAAAGCTGTCGCCACCATTAGTAGACTTAAGCATTCCTATGCTTGAAGAATCACCAGCGTCATCATCACCAGTTCCTATATACACAACGTTAGAATCAGTAGCGTCAATTGCGATAGCGCTAACTCCTATTTGGGAAAGAAAATCAGTTAGTGGAGTCCAGTGTTGACCTGCAGTGGTAGATTTCCACAAGCCACCAGAAGGTGCGCCCACATAATACACATCACTGTTATTAGGATCTACCGCTATAGTATTTATTCTTCCTTGACCAGGTGACCAGGAAGAAGTGTTTTCATAAGTAAAAGGTCCAACTGGATTCCAGTTGGATGTATCTACGTGACCATCTTTGGGTTGCACAAACCCTAGAAGTTGCTCAGCTACTTCTTGACCTGACTGTACAGTACCATCAGGTTTTACGTAAGGTTTTGCTCTTTCAAGCCATCTTAGGAATGGTTTGTAACCACTTCCTTTGGCGTTTTTGTTATGAGAAGACCAGTATTGTTCTCCAGCCATTTTGACCTGATCATACTTGATCTCGCCAGTACTTTTTTGTACCGCGATGTCTTTCATCCATGGAGCATCGGTTCCCAATTGGCCCGAAACCGTAAAAGATACTAGTAGGATAATTAAAGTAATGATTCTCATAAATCTGTGCTCAATGTTCAAGCAATATACTCCTGTAAGAGGC includes these proteins:
- the def gene encoding peptide deformylase, with translation MMVSKIYLVAVVFLGSFAFAKAQKSTNQFTKEQQSMIMDAGTTVPMRVFKITKESDSLLLRKNSIAVDVDPKDATLKRLVDRMYATVRDSLSLGAGIAAPQVGILKRIAWVQRFDKPDFPFEVILNPVIKQYSEKKQECAEGCLSIPDRRETLNSRAYAILVEYDTMDAGHKIEMVEDFTAVIFQHEIDHLNGILYLDHLAQEQRDAERSN
- a CDS encoding CocE/NonD family hydrolase; this encodes MKNIFVTVLLVVGFAFAKAQSSSTYVQDNYTKTVQYIPMRDGVKLYTVIYAPKDTSKKYPIMMQRTCYSVAPYGENEFKRSLGPNKYMMEDGYIFVYQDVRGRWMSEGTFNNMTPNIPGNDIKNTKDIDESSDTYDTIDWLVNNLKNTNKKVGQWGISYPGFYTAAALPDAHPALVASSPQAPIGDFFFDDFHHMGATLQSYLMAYPVFGHQTEGPTTESWYNDKWEAMRAAGNTKDSYAYNMALGPLKNVTENIYPDNEFWKQVTEHPNYDEFWQKRSIVNHLENVDHSVMTVGGWFDAEDLYGPLTIYKNVERNNPKNKNNTIVMGPWSHGNWAREPGTQMVNHIVFGDSISTFYQRNIETPFFEHHLKGAKNPQLPEAYMFDTGLKQWEQFNVWPPKQEQIVFGFGKNGKLLMNEKEDETASFDYVSDPAHPVPFRSEVTPVTFTPRAYMTDDQRHASRRPDVLTFQTDVLEDDTRLAGEIQANLDVILKDITDADFIVKVIDVYPDTMQNEEKTPDHVTLAGYQQLVRAETFRGRFRNDFSKPEAFVKGQKTSVNFPLQDVLHTFKKGHRIMIQIHSTWFPYIDRNPQKYVDNIFDATEEDFTAGTVQILGSSEVSVGKRPNFEITPSSPKN
- a CDS encoding M13 family metallopeptidase; protein product: MKHHWSAVRSLMIIAIITVFASCKDEKETEIAENNTYPGIDFTAMDTLVSPKDDFYRYVNGTWIDSTEIPADQTVWGGFNKLRKQTDADVLAILRKAEKDENLDPASDQAKAVYLFQSIVDTENRDNTGYEPLLPYLQQVDAVTNINQLPELLGDLSAYGINGLISFYASPDAKDTNINVAQLGTGSLGMAREYYVEQDEDSKQKLEKYKQHVARMLSLTGTDSLAAKTTAAEIVAFEGKLAKPMMNKVSSRNPLLSYNPMPKENLKKLVPAMDWERYFETLGVKDFDTIIVSQPDYLKSLQPMIAQKNLPVIKDYLKWTIINRSASSLSSTLEDANWDFYSKTMRGAVEQEPLEERALDVVNGTVGEALGKLYVDEKFPKEAKDKALEMIDYVKKAYEVRINALDWMSADTKKKAIDKLNGMTIKIGYPDKWKDYSALEIKSPENGGTLFDNMMAVSKWNRQDNLNDLGESVDKTEWFMSPQTVNAYYNPYYNEIVFPAAILQPPFYDYNADAAINFGGMGAVIGHEISHGFDDSGARFDASGNMTNWWTDEDNTKFEGLGTNLADQYSAIEVMPDVFINGKFTLGENIGDLGGVNAAYDALQMWLDDKGRPEEDIDGFTQEQRFFISWATVWRTKMRDEALQQRIKGDTHSPGMYRGYVPLQNIQAFYDAFDIKEGDGMYVKPEDRVIIW
- a CDS encoding T9SS type A sorting domain-containing protein, giving the protein MRIITLIILLVSFTVSGQLGTDAPWMKDIAVQKSTGEIKYDQVKMAGEQYWSSHNKNAKGSGYKPFLRWLERAKPYVKPDGTVQSGQEVAEQLLGFVQPKDGHVDTSNWNPVGPFTYENTSSWSPGQGRINTIAVDPNNSDVYYVGAPSGGLWKSTTAGQHWTPLTDFLSQIGVSAIAIDATDSNVVYIGTGDDDAGDSSSIGMLKSTNGGDSFTTTGLTFNDPGANISEIYIDPSNNDNLYIASNKGLFKSMNAGTTVKKIFSGNVKDVKINTSNPNIIYLATPNSFFKSVDAGETFTQINLGLPTGITRMVIGVTKADASVVYILAAGVENSFMGVYQSTDGGDSFARKDDGVDILENKQAWYNLALEVSQSDANVIYTGALNVWKSVDGGSNFDRINTWNNPESPTYTHADIHQIREFNGELFVLSDGGVYRSSNEATSFTDLTSGLQIGQFYRIAVGSKSSSNITGGLQDNGGFTRSGNTWKNFHGADGMDAGIDPNNSDVRYSFTQFGSGLYITDDAGSFKKKIEGPTQGNWITPLKTTSTGDIYAGYNKLYKVDGDRFVAVSSSFTGNIDVLEIDPINEDIMYVAVDAQLFRSTDGGKEFTWIKELPGEITAIEVNNNNDNILYVATGSAYGKIMMSNDMGANFEDITSNLPHLGKNTLAHLANSADNALFVGTTVGIFKYLEASGNWVKFSNNLPNVNVRDIEINPNDMIMTAGTYGRGVWQTKVEFVQPMDDIRMKSASNNDGGSIDCGSNIVDVLLENTGMNPINKVTLTYSINGGADLSRNYELEIDPQEEVIVTIDDLNLEPGSYTLRLQVSADNDEFLSNNFKTLTIVQNNSANLNRNYGFEQETLVTLNEKSANVLWERGTPKGRLLNKAADGQQVYATNLDGNYTDLTVAYLYTGCYNLADVDTAQFKFDMAYDLEQDWDIFYVQYSTDNGNNWNLLGNADDENWYSSNKSNEGNNCFSCQGGQWTGTNSQMTTYKTSLDDLVGNERVIFRFVFHSDQSINQEGVVLDNVMITGKNTSTNAKQELQYTVYPNPSNGIFNLNWKMDSEYNYQVTDITGKQILRSATIDNKKETLDLTGFAPGMYFLTLSSNGDSTTQKLLVR